The following are encoded together in the Streptomyces rapamycinicus NRRL 5491 genome:
- a CDS encoding MFS transporter — MSETSLNRGRALVAVALAQFMVTLDMTVVNVALPDMGAGLGFDSAQLPWVVNIYALFFGGFLLLGGRAADMYGQRRILLWGASSFAVASLVGGLAQEPWQMIAARAVQGVGAAVMAPAALAVLTLTQREGEERTRALGVYAAVAAVGGGAGVLIGGLLTEYAGWRWVMLVNLPMALAVFLLALGNVPAGTFGNPRGRIDVVGAILATGGVGLLILGMLRTDQLSWTSATTVVTLTAAVVLLVAFVLWEKYGPMTDPLIRLGLLAKRNVAGANLYMALLAAGQLAVFYFLSLYLQRILKLGAAEAGAAFLPLCVTAMVAIQVTTRVLRRQLADAKTLLVPAGLIAAAGFAWCGMADVSGSFLADVLLPSLLAGLGVGIAFVPLTAAATVGLPPQEAGMASALLNASRQVGSALGLAVLVTVATTRTEHRLAAGVSPDAAAVDGYSLGFVLAGGFLVLAVLVAALVLPGRPRSAAGQPETAAERSGAGVSATDDPPGAAASGMAARGVPPKP, encoded by the coding sequence ATGTCCGAGACGTCCTTGAACAGGGGGCGGGCGTTAGTCGCGGTCGCCCTCGCCCAGTTCATGGTGACCCTCGACATGACGGTCGTGAACGTGGCACTGCCCGACATGGGGGCGGGTCTGGGCTTTGATTCGGCCCAACTGCCATGGGTGGTCAACATCTACGCTCTGTTCTTCGGTGGCTTCCTGCTGCTCGGCGGCCGGGCGGCGGACATGTACGGCCAGCGGCGCATCCTGCTGTGGGGGGCGTCGTCATTCGCCGTCGCCTCGCTCGTCGGCGGACTGGCCCAGGAGCCGTGGCAGATGATCGCCGCCCGTGCCGTGCAGGGCGTGGGCGCCGCGGTGATGGCGCCCGCCGCGTTGGCGGTCCTCACCCTCACCCAGCGCGAGGGCGAGGAGCGCACCCGGGCGCTCGGCGTGTACGCGGCCGTCGCCGCGGTCGGCGGCGGCGCGGGCGTACTGATCGGCGGTCTGCTCACCGAGTACGCCGGCTGGCGCTGGGTGATGCTGGTGAACCTCCCGATGGCTCTCGCGGTTTTCCTGCTCGCCCTGGGCAACGTCCCGGCCGGCACCTTCGGCAACCCGCGCGGCCGCATCGACGTGGTCGGCGCCATCCTCGCCACGGGTGGTGTGGGGCTGCTGATCCTCGGCATGTTGCGCACCGACCAACTGTCGTGGACATCGGCTACCACCGTGGTCACGCTGACCGCCGCCGTGGTCCTGCTCGTCGCCTTCGTGCTGTGGGAGAAGTACGGGCCGATGACGGATCCGCTGATCCGGCTCGGTCTGCTGGCCAAGCGCAATGTCGCTGGTGCCAACCTGTACATGGCCCTGCTGGCGGCCGGACAGCTCGCGGTGTTCTACTTCCTGTCGCTGTATCTGCAGCGGATCCTGAAGCTGGGGGCCGCGGAGGCGGGGGCGGCCTTCCTGCCCCTGTGTGTGACCGCGATGGTCGCGATCCAGGTCACCACGCGCGTGCTGCGCCGACAGCTGGCCGACGCCAAGACCCTCCTCGTGCCGGCCGGTTTGATCGCCGCCGCGGGGTTCGCCTGGTGCGGCATGGCCGACGTCTCGGGCAGCTTCCTGGCCGATGTGCTGCTGCCATCCCTGCTGGCGGGCCTCGGCGTGGGCATCGCCTTCGTGCCCCTGACGGCCGCGGCCACCGTCGGACTGCCGCCGCAGGAGGCCGGCATGGCCTCGGCCCTGCTGAACGCATCGCGGCAGGTCGGTAGCGCACTCGGGCTCGCGGTGCTGGTGACCGTGGCGACCACGCGCACCGAACACCGCCTGGCCGCGGGCGTTTCCCCGGACGCGGCGGCGGTGGACGGATACTCCCTCGGCTTCGTGCTGGCGGGCGGCTTCCTGGTGCTGGCCGTCCTGGTAGCGGCGCTCGTGCTCCCGGGCCGTCCCCGGTCGGCCGCCGGGCAGCCGGAGACGGCGGCGGAGAGGTCCGGTGCCGGGGTCTCGGCCACGGACGACCCGCCGGGTGCCGCGGCTTCGGGCATGGCGGCGCGCGGGGTGCCTCCGAAGCCGTGA
- a CDS encoding salicylate synthase, with translation MIHYRTAVVETGREPLDTAVALADSGLFGTYVVYECPDGWCVAGGIAAEVVVTADSVRCTWQGNTTEEPWYGDPLATVERYLARLPIADWTAYGWCAFELAHAIAAMPLDSGVLLHLVVPETEVLLDGGRALVRSTHSGTLSAVENVIVRSEGPAAPARRAVQVRLDAGADDYRRAVASVVADIRAGALQKAVLSRVVPVDGDIDFAASYAAGRRANTPARSFLLCMGDLRCFGFSPETVVEVDATGRVASQPLAGTRALTGDADTDRRLREDLLADPKELHEHAISVKVAVDELAGPCKPDTVVVEEYMTVKERGSVQHLASRVVGRMPEGAGPWDAFAAVFPAVTASGVPKRPAYEAIRRYESTPRGPYAGTVMRLARDGSMDAALVLRSVYARAGRTWLRAGAGIVDQSRPERELEETEEKLRCVARSLVARVDGPPEPVGVSAAADERSHR, from the coding sequence ATGATCCATTACCGAACCGCTGTGGTGGAAACCGGCCGCGAGCCGCTCGACACCGCGGTGGCTCTCGCGGACTCCGGACTCTTCGGCACCTATGTGGTCTACGAGTGCCCGGACGGGTGGTGCGTCGCCGGCGGGATCGCGGCGGAGGTCGTCGTCACCGCCGACAGCGTCCGATGTACCTGGCAGGGCAACACTACGGAGGAGCCCTGGTACGGGGACCCGCTGGCCACGGTGGAGCGGTACCTGGCCAGGCTGCCCATCGCCGACTGGACCGCGTACGGCTGGTGCGCCTTCGAACTCGCCCATGCCATCGCGGCGATGCCCCTGGACTCCGGCGTCCTCCTTCACCTGGTCGTGCCCGAGACCGAAGTGCTGCTGGACGGCGGCCGCGCGCTGGTGCGCAGCACCCACAGCGGCACGCTCTCCGCCGTGGAGAACGTCATCGTCCGCTCCGAGGGCCCGGCCGCCCCCGCTCGGCGGGCCGTCCAGGTGCGCCTGGACGCGGGCGCCGACGACTACCGCCGCGCCGTGGCCTCCGTCGTGGCCGACATCCGCGCGGGCGCCCTGCAAAAGGCGGTGCTCTCCCGTGTCGTACCGGTCGACGGCGACATCGACTTCGCGGCGAGCTACGCGGCCGGTCGACGGGCCAACACCCCGGCCCGCTCCTTCCTCCTGTGCATGGGCGACCTGCGGTGCTTCGGCTTCAGCCCGGAGACGGTCGTGGAGGTGGACGCCACGGGCCGCGTCGCCAGCCAGCCGCTGGCCGGCACCCGCGCGTTGACCGGGGACGCCGACACCGACCGCCGACTGCGCGAGGACCTGCTGGCCGATCCCAAGGAACTGCACGAGCACGCCATCTCGGTGAAGGTCGCGGTGGACGAACTCGCCGGCCCCTGCAAGCCGGACACCGTGGTGGTCGAGGAGTACATGACGGTCAAGGAGCGGGGCTCCGTCCAGCACCTGGCGTCCCGGGTAGTGGGGCGCATGCCCGAGGGCGCCGGCCCCTGGGACGCGTTCGCCGCCGTCTTCCCCGCCGTCACGGCCTCCGGAGTACCCAAACGCCCCGCGTACGAGGCCATACGGCGCTACGAGTCCACGCCCCGCGGACCGTACGCGGGCACCGTCATGAGGCTGGCGCGGGACGGCAGCATGGACGCCGCCCTCGTCCTGCGCAGCGTCTACGCACGGGCGGGCCGTACCTGGTTACGGGCCGGCGCCGGAATCGTCGACCAGTCCCGTCCTGAGCGCGAGTTGGAGGAGACCGAGGAGAAGCTGCGGTGCGTGGCCCGGTCTCTCGTGGCGCGCGTGGACGGCCCTCCGGAGCCGGTGGGTGTGTCCGCCGCGGCGGACGAACGGTCCCACCGCTGA
- a CDS encoding TetR/AcrR family transcriptional regulator, with the protein MRSSDPGGTGRRRVGRPSQLSQEAIIEAAQRIIGEEGDGSLSMRRLARELSITPMALYHHVRDRDQLLRLLLETKARHLPRPALPEDPRERLVAAAQLLYDVLAECPFLAEILTSDELMTVTSLSAIEAILEAALACGFSLDEAVELYCAVAHYTGGELLIRLTRERHLARLDHPPYRTRALAALQPKTHPRLCSLADRWSALTSRDTHRAGLEALLEGFFRNLDRSVPRPCAGHE; encoded by the coding sequence ATGCGGTCCAGCGATCCGGGCGGAACAGGCCGGAGAAGAGTCGGACGCCCCTCCCAGCTGTCCCAGGAGGCGATCATCGAAGCGGCCCAGCGGATCATCGGCGAGGAGGGTGACGGCAGCCTGTCGATGCGGCGCCTGGCGCGGGAGCTGTCCATCACACCCATGGCGCTGTACCACCACGTGCGCGACCGGGACCAGCTCCTGCGGCTCCTGCTGGAGACGAAGGCCCGGCACCTGCCCCGGCCCGCGCTGCCGGAGGATCCCCGTGAGCGGCTGGTGGCCGCCGCACAGCTGTTGTACGACGTCCTGGCCGAATGTCCGTTCCTGGCCGAGATCCTCACCTCCGACGAACTGATGACCGTCACCAGCCTGTCGGCCATCGAAGCGATCCTGGAAGCGGCGCTCGCGTGCGGCTTCTCCCTCGACGAGGCCGTCGAACTGTACTGCGCCGTCGCCCACTACACGGGCGGTGAGCTGCTGATCCGGCTCACCCGGGAGCGGCACCTCGCCCGCCTCGACCACCCGCCGTACCGGACGCGCGCCCTGGCCGCACTGCAGCCGAAGACCCATCCCCGGCTCTGCTCGCTCGCGGACCGCTGGTCCGCGCTCACCTCGCGCGACACTCACCGAGCGGGCCTGGAGGCACTCCTGGAGGGCTTCTTCCGTAACCTCGACCGGAGCGTGCCGCGGCCCTGCGCCGGGCACGAGTGA